In one window of Pseudodesulfovibrio sediminis DNA:
- a CDS encoding ArnT family glycosyltransferase, with translation MTILAKNIWKRLEAHPWLTMTLAVFAQTWFTLGNRALWFSDEVRYGNAYQNLVLNGKWMVLSLNGQPYPDKPPVYFWFLWLLDTITPAHMPEVFMLGAALSGLFFLYAAYFLARSLQCDKAVSLASVLILLSTFMLVALFHYSRMDLMFGTFILLSHACLFRAFNGEKQGWWPVHAFALMGIATLIKGPLGFIFPLLTSGVFLAWKGELKKFLTSRMALGLLLMLAMLAAWVGGVIMTEGSDFLMKTVLGKQIIQRATKTFHHREAFYYYIIAFPLAWMPWTLSLFVAPVKRLFSPGHWASLWSTRRQAGPTAFLWIMFASTFIFLSSLSGKVLIYILPMFPPLAIIIANAMQTMDEARTRKLWTLIGGLWIVAGTGLLLAGDLIPLPVPVRGMGIAAALLILGGGTMLFLRTSGYRTSLITLTLAVIIWIYPVGLLVAPSLDNAMSPKRQALIIKEYVDKGYTPFAGRVYPGIFTYYAGVEYRETDKYPELTDMMAKEDKVVLAIRERHWKDLKSRLPEFKLVDQQSIAGIVHNILIKD, from the coding sequence ATGACCATACTTGCCAAGAATATCTGGAAACGTCTTGAGGCCCACCCCTGGCTGACCATGACCCTGGCCGTCTTTGCCCAGACATGGTTCACGTTGGGCAATCGCGCCCTCTGGTTTTCGGACGAAGTGCGTTATGGCAACGCCTACCAGAACCTCGTTCTCAACGGCAAATGGATGGTACTCTCCCTCAACGGACAGCCCTATCCCGATAAGCCGCCGGTGTACTTCTGGTTCCTCTGGCTGCTGGACACCATCACCCCGGCACATATGCCGGAGGTGTTCATGCTGGGCGCGGCGTTGTCCGGCCTGTTCTTCCTGTATGCGGCCTACTTTCTGGCCCGTTCGCTGCAATGCGACAAGGCGGTCAGCCTGGCTTCAGTGCTGATCCTGCTCTCCACGTTCATGCTCGTGGCCCTGTTCCACTACTCGCGTATGGACCTCATGTTCGGCACGTTCATCCTCCTCAGCCACGCCTGCCTGTTCCGCGCATTCAATGGCGAAAAACAAGGCTGGTGGCCGGTCCACGCCTTTGCACTCATGGGCATCGCCACGCTGATCAAGGGACCGCTCGGCTTCATCTTTCCGCTGTTAACCTCCGGCGTTTTTCTAGCGTGGAAGGGTGAACTCAAGAAATTCCTGACCAGCAGGATGGCTCTCGGCCTGCTGCTGATGCTCGCCATGCTCGCCGCATGGGTGGGCGGCGTGATCATGACCGAAGGCTCGGACTTCCTCATGAAAACCGTTCTCGGCAAACAGATCATCCAGCGCGCCACCAAGACCTTTCACCACAGGGAAGCGTTCTACTATTACATCATTGCCTTCCCCCTGGCCTGGATGCCCTGGACCCTGAGCCTGTTTGTCGCGCCGGTCAAACGCCTCTTTTCGCCCGGTCACTGGGCATCGCTGTGGTCCACGCGCCGACAAGCCGGTCCCACGGCCTTCCTGTGGATCATGTTCGCCTCCACGTTCATCTTTCTGTCATCCCTGAGCGGCAAGGTGCTCATTTACATCCTGCCCATGTTCCCGCCCCTGGCCATCATCATCGCCAATGCCATGCAGACCATGGACGAAGCGCGCACACGGAAATTGTGGACGCTCATCGGCGGCCTGTGGATCGTGGCCGGAACCGGCCTGCTCCTGGCAGGCGATCTGATCCCGCTGCCCGTCCCTGTCCGCGGCATGGGTATCGCTGCGGCCCTGCTCATCCTGGGCGGCGGCACCATGCTGTTCCTGCGCACGAGCGGATACCGCACCAGTCTCATCACACTGACCCTGGCCGTGATCATCTGGATCTACCCTGTGGGCCTGCTGGTCGCCCCGTCACTGGACAATGCCATGAGCCCCAAAAGACAGGCGCTGATAATCAAGGAATATGTGGACAAGGGATATACGCCGTTCGCCGGTCGGGTCTATCCCGGTATCTTCACCTACTACGCGGGTGTCGAGTACAGGGAAACGGACAAATATCCCGAACTGACGGACATGATGGCCAAAGAAGACAAGGTTGTTCTCGCCATCCGAGAACGGCATTGGAAAGACCTCAAAAGCCGCCTGCCCGAGTTCAAACTGGTGGACCAACAATCCATCGCAGGCATTGTCCATAATATCCTCATAAAGGATTGA
- a CDS encoding BON domain-containing protein — translation MGNISSHTISAVLAIALLGGCALYPAVQVAGSVWTGYDTVVLADEYLPRYSVEGGQRTYAQDKIMERRLRERLRMNNIPVSAHIIDGNAYLIGSLKDRAHADYAIDTASSVSGVRAITCKFYPPNSPNQAGNDLRLQTELNIRLEKIEHLQCLDLRVEVIQSDAILIGKADTYAQQAEAVAVATEVVGINDVVDYIHVAAPPDQPTTTDTLAVNE, via the coding sequence ATGGGCAACATATCATCTCATACGATTTCTGCCGTTCTGGCCATTGCCCTGCTGGGTGGATGTGCACTGTACCCTGCCGTCCAGGTAGCGGGCAGCGTATGGACCGGATATGACACCGTCGTATTGGCCGATGAATACCTCCCCCGCTATTCCGTGGAAGGCGGCCAGCGTACCTATGCTCAGGACAAAATCATGGAACGCCGGCTACGCGAACGACTCCGCATGAACAACATCCCGGTCAGCGCCCACATCATCGACGGCAACGCCTATCTCATAGGCAGCCTCAAGGACCGCGCCCATGCAGACTACGCCATCGACACGGCTTCATCCGTCTCCGGCGTCAGGGCGATCACCTGCAAATTCTATCCACCCAACTCCCCCAATCAGGCGGGCAATGACCTTCGGCTCCAAACCGAACTGAATATCCGACTGGAAAAGATCGAACATCTCCAATGCCTGGATCTGAGGGTCGAAGTCATCCAGAGTGACGCCATCCTCATAGGCAAGGCTGACACATACGCCCAACAGGCCGAGGCGGTGGCCGTGGCCACTGAAGTCGTCGGCATCAACGACGTGGTCGACTATATCCACGTTGCGGCCCCACCGGATCAACCGACAACCACAGACACACTCGCTGTCAACGAATGA